One window from the genome of Streptomyces sp. NBC_00287 encodes:
- a CDS encoding bifunctional acetate--CoA ligase family protein/GNAT family N-acetyltransferase — protein MQSASDRHEYPAHWEADVVLRDGGTARIRPITVDDAERLVSFYEQVSDESKYYRFFAPYPRLSAKDVHRFTHHDFVDRVGLAATIGGEFIATVRYDRIGADGLPASAPADEAEVAFLVQDAHQGRGVASALLEHIGAVARERGIRRFAAEVLPANTKMIKVFTDAGYTQKRSFEDGVVRLEFDLEPTDRSLAVQHAREQRAEARSVQRLLVPGSVAVIGAGRNPGGVGRSVLDNIREGGFQGPLYAVNQAFPDELKELAGVPAYRSVRDIDGHVDLAVVAVPAEQVPEVVTECGEHGVQGLVVVSAGYAESGPEGRDRQRELVRHARAYGMRIIGPNAFGVINTSADVRLNASLAPEMPRPGRIGLFAQSGAIGIALLSRLHRRGGGVTGVTGVSTFVSSGNRADVSGNDVLQYWYDDPDTDVALMYLESIGNPRKFTRLARRTAAAKPLVVVQGARHGGAAPQGHAVRATRLPHATVSALLRQAGVIRVDTITELVDAGLLLARQPLPAGPRVAILGNSESLGLLTYDACLSEGLRPLPPLDLTTGASARDFRAALSRALADDTCDSVVVTAIPAIGEPSPGDAVLAEALRSAAEEVPGKPVLVVHVELGGLAEALSAAASTAPGAAVEAGPVEQPGAHGVPAFDGPGAALGGTHARGLVEQAGSGKAEAPDEDAREPRLIPAYPAAERAVRALAEAVKYAQWRREAAEPGRVPEYEDIDERGAAALIDGLLARGQGLTLGSEETCELLGTYGIHVLRALPAPTPDDAAEAARAVGYPVALKATAPHLRHRADLGGVRLDLADEEQLRRAYAELVELFGKPEELRPVVQAMAPRGVDTVVRAVIDPAAGAVLSFALAGAASQLLGDMAHRLIPVTDREATSLVRSIRTAPLLFGWRGSTPVDTPALEELLLRVSRLVHDHPEVVAVTLEPVVVAPHGLTVLGATVRLAPPPARDDLGPRTLPAY, from the coding sequence ATGCAGAGCGCGTCGGACCGGCACGAGTACCCCGCCCACTGGGAAGCCGACGTGGTGCTGCGCGACGGCGGCACCGCACGCATCCGCCCCATCACCGTTGATGACGCCGAGCGCCTGGTCAGCTTCTACGAGCAGGTCTCGGACGAGTCGAAGTACTACCGCTTCTTCGCGCCCTACCCGCGCCTGTCCGCCAAGGACGTCCACCGCTTCACGCACCACGACTTTGTGGACAGGGTGGGACTCGCGGCCACGATCGGCGGCGAGTTCATCGCAACCGTACGCTATGACCGCATTGGTGCCGACGGGCTGCCCGCCTCCGCCCCCGCGGACGAGGCCGAGGTCGCCTTCCTCGTCCAGGACGCCCATCAGGGACGCGGGGTCGCCTCCGCGCTGCTCGAACACATCGGCGCGGTCGCGCGCGAGCGCGGGATCCGCCGGTTCGCCGCCGAGGTGCTGCCCGCCAACACCAAGATGATCAAGGTGTTCACGGACGCCGGGTACACCCAGAAGCGCAGCTTCGAGGACGGCGTAGTCCGCCTGGAGTTCGACCTGGAGCCGACCGACCGCTCGCTCGCCGTGCAGCACGCGCGCGAACAGCGCGCCGAGGCGCGGTCCGTCCAACGGCTGCTGGTCCCCGGCTCCGTGGCCGTGATCGGCGCGGGCCGTAACCCGGGTGGGGTGGGCCGCAGCGTCCTCGACAACATCCGGGAGGGCGGGTTCCAAGGGCCGCTCTACGCCGTCAATCAGGCGTTCCCCGACGAGCTGAAGGAGCTCGCCGGGGTACCCGCCTACCGCTCGGTGCGCGACATCGACGGCCATGTCGACCTCGCCGTCGTCGCCGTGCCCGCCGAACAGGTTCCCGAGGTCGTCACCGAGTGCGGTGAGCACGGCGTCCAGGGGCTGGTCGTGGTCTCCGCCGGGTACGCCGAGAGCGGGCCCGAAGGGCGTGACCGCCAGCGCGAACTCGTCCGGCACGCGCGCGCGTACGGCATGCGGATCATCGGGCCGAACGCCTTCGGGGTCATCAACACCTCGGCGGACGTACGGCTGAACGCCTCGCTCGCGCCCGAGATGCCACGCCCCGGGCGGATAGGGCTGTTCGCCCAGTCCGGCGCCATCGGCATCGCCCTGCTGTCCCGGCTGCACCGGCGCGGCGGCGGGGTCACCGGGGTCACCGGTGTGTCCACCTTCGTCTCCTCCGGGAACCGGGCCGATGTGTCCGGCAATGACGTCCTCCAGTACTGGTACGACGACCCGGACACCGATGTGGCCCTCATGTACCTGGAGTCCATCGGCAACCCGCGCAAGTTCACCCGGCTCGCCCGGCGGACGGCGGCGGCGAAGCCGCTGGTCGTGGTGCAGGGCGCGCGGCACGGCGGGGCGGCTCCGCAGGGGCATGCCGTACGGGCGACGCGGTTGCCGCATGCCACCGTGTCGGCCCTGCTGCGGCAGGCCGGGGTGATCCGGGTGGACACGATCACCGAGCTCGTCGACGCGGGGCTGCTGCTCGCCCGCCAGCCGCTGCCGGCCGGTCCGCGCGTGGCGATCCTCGGCAACTCCGAGTCCCTGGGCCTGCTGACGTACGACGCGTGCCTGTCCGAAGGGCTACGGCCGCTGCCGCCGCTGGACCTGACGACGGGAGCTTCGGCGCGGGACTTCCGGGCGGCGCTGTCGCGAGCGCTGGCCGACGACACCTGCGACTCCGTCGTGGTGACCGCGATCCCGGCGATCGGGGAGCCGTCGCCGGGGGACGCGGTGCTGGCGGAGGCACTGCGGTCGGCGGCGGAGGAGGTGCCGGGGAAGCCGGTGCTGGTGGTGCATGTGGAACTGGGCGGGTTGGCGGAAGCGCTGTCGGCGGCTGCCAGTACGGCACCGGGCGCCGCGGTCGAGGCGGGGCCGGTCGAGCAGCCCGGCGCTCACGGGGTGCCGGCCTTCGATGGGCCGGGAGCCGCCCTGGGCGGCACGCATGCCCGCGGCCTGGTGGAACAGGCCGGCTCCGGCAAGGCGGAGGCACCTGACGAAGACGCGCGCGAACCCCGCCTCATCCCCGCCTACCCCGCCGCCGAGCGAGCCGTCCGTGCCCTCGCCGAAGCCGTGAAGTACGCCCAGTGGCGGCGGGAAGCCGCCGAGCCCGGGCGAGTGCCCGAGTACGAGGACATCGACGAGCGGGGAGCGGCCGCGCTGATCGATGGGCTGCTGGCGAGGGGGCAGGGGCTCACGCTCGGGTCCGAGGAGACCTGTGAGCTGCTCGGGACGTACGGCATTCACGTGCTGCGGGCCCTTCCCGCGCCCACTCCCGACGACGCCGCCGAAGCCGCCCGGGCCGTCGGTTACCCCGTCGCCCTCAAGGCCACCGCCCCGCACCTGCGACACCGCGCCGACCTGGGGGGCGTACGGCTGGATCTCGCGGACGAGGAGCAACTGCGGCGGGCGTACGCCGAGTTGGTCGAGCTGTTCGGGAAGCCGGAGGAGCTGCGGCCGGTCGTGCAGGCGATGGCTCCGCGCGGGGTGGACACCGTCGTACGGGCCGTGATCGACCCGGCGGCCGGTGCCGTGCTGTCGTTCGCGCTCGCCGGGGCCGCGTCCCAGCTCCTCGGGGACATGGCGCACCGCCTGATCCCGGTCACCGACCGCGAGGCGACCTCCCTGGTGCGCTCGATCCGGACGGCGCCGCTCCTGTTCGGCTGGCGAGGTTCGACCCCGGTCGACACCCCCGCACTGGAGGAGCTGCTGCTCCGGGTGTCGCGCCTGGTCCACGACCACCCCGAGGTCGTCGCCGTGACCCTGGAGCCGGTCGTCGTCGCCCCGCACGGTCTGACCGTGCTCGGCGCCACCGTACGGCTGGCCCCGCCGCCCGCCCGCGACGACCTCGGCCCGCGCACGCTCCCCGCCTACTGA